A single genomic interval of Zobellia nedashkovskayae harbors:
- a CDS encoding TlpA family protein disulfide reductase, giving the protein MKKRKLSISDGVLFVFVLLLIIPQTRKPIQVALNNLKMQFFSPSALEEEDQISLQPFSYQVTTLDGATSSIEVGKEKVSFISYWATWCPPCIAEMPSIQKVYDDYGDSVQFILLTNEEPEVVKEFLNKKQYTLPVYIPRMQAPNELNEKSIPTNFIIDKSGKIVIKETGSTDWNAKKFRQILDELIAS; this is encoded by the coding sequence ATGAAAAAAAGAAAATTAAGTATCAGTGATGGTGTGCTATTTGTCTTCGTTCTGCTATTAATTATACCACAGACGAGAAAGCCCATTCAGGTTGCTTTGAATAATTTAAAAATGCAATTCTTTTCTCCTTCAGCGTTAGAAGAGGAAGACCAAATCTCACTACAACCATTTTCGTATCAGGTAACCACTTTGGATGGTGCAACCTCATCTATAGAAGTAGGTAAGGAAAAAGTAAGTTTTATCAGTTATTGGGCTACGTGGTGTCCACCTTGTATTGCTGAAATGCCTAGTATCCAAAAAGTATATGATGATTATGGGGATTCGGTACAATTTATTTTGTTGACTAACGAGGAACCCGAAGTTGTGAAGGAGTTTTTAAACAAAAAGCAGTATACTTTACCGGTATATATTCCTAGAATGCAAGCACCTAACGAACTTAATGAAAAGAGCATTCCTACCAACTTTATCATAGATAAAAGCGGAAAAATTGTCATAAAGGAGACAGGTTCTACGGATTGGAATGCTAAAAAATTCAGGCAAATTTTAGACGAACTTATTGCGTCTTAG
- a CDS encoding TIGR02757 family protein, with product MNRTELKLFLDAKVLEYEHPKFLETDPIQIPHKFSRKEDIEISAFLTATIAWGNRKSIINNANKLMALMGNSPYDYVLEYTEDNNEELSAFVHRTFNGKDLGYFIKSLQNIYINHGGLEAVFAKHAAGQNMQIAISGFKKIFFELPHPSRTQKHVSDPLKGSAAKRINMFLRWMVRPNTTSVDFGIWKTITPSQLSCPLDVHSGNVGRKLKLLTRKQNDAKALAELDKNLRKLDPIDPVKYDFALFGLGVFEKF from the coding sequence ATGAACCGCACCGAACTGAAGCTGTTTTTGGACGCCAAGGTATTAGAGTATGAGCATCCAAAATTCTTGGAGACGGACCCTATTCAAATTCCCCATAAATTCTCTCGCAAAGAAGATATTGAAATAAGTGCATTTTTAACGGCAACAATTGCCTGGGGCAATCGTAAGAGTATCATTAATAACGCCAATAAGCTAATGGCCCTAATGGGCAATTCGCCTTACGATTACGTCTTAGAATACACTGAGGACAACAATGAAGAGCTATCTGCTTTCGTACACCGAACTTTTAATGGGAAGGATTTAGGCTACTTTATAAAAAGTCTTCAGAATATCTATATAAATCACGGCGGATTAGAAGCCGTTTTTGCTAAGCACGCTGCAGGACAAAACATGCAAATTGCTATTTCCGGCTTTAAGAAAATATTCTTTGAACTACCACACCCTTCACGTACCCAGAAACATGTTAGTGACCCTTTGAAAGGTTCTGCTGCCAAACGTATCAATATGTTTTTACGATGGATGGTACGCCCGAACACAACTTCAGTAGATTTTGGGATATGGAAAACTATTACTCCCAGTCAACTATCATGTCCTTTAGATGTTCATTCTGGAAATGTAGGCAGGAAATTGAAGCTACTTACCCGTAAACAAAACGATGCCAAAGCTCTTGCTGAACTAGATAAAAACTTACGAAAATTGGACCCTATAGACCCTGTTAAATATGACTTCGCTCTTTTTGGTCTAGGTGTTTTTGAGAAGTTTTAA
- the folE gene encoding GTP cyclohydrolase I FolE has protein sequence MAPYKNFEEYNMEITTEVKDRFSKIIDGIGEDVTREGLVKTPERAAKAMLFLTQGYQQDAVEILKSAMFKEDYDDMVIIKNIELYSLCEHHMLPFFGKAHVAYIPNGHIVGLSKIPRVVDVFARRLQVQERLTHDILECINSTLKPKGVAVVIEASHMCMMMRGVQKQNSVTTTSGFRGQFEKIETRNEFLKLISSDLS, from the coding sequence ATGGCACCCTATAAAAATTTTGAAGAATATAATATGGAAATTACAACGGAGGTCAAAGACCGTTTTTCAAAAATTATAGATGGAATAGGAGAGGATGTCACTCGAGAAGGGTTAGTAAAAACACCCGAAAGAGCAGCCAAAGCTATGCTTTTTCTTACGCAAGGCTATCAACAAGATGCTGTTGAAATACTTAAAAGTGCCATGTTCAAAGAGGATTATGATGATATGGTCATCATTAAGAACATTGAGTTGTATTCACTTTGCGAACATCATATGTTACCTTTCTTTGGTAAAGCACACGTGGCCTACATTCCAAACGGGCATATTGTAGGTTTAAGTAAAATTCCACGTGTAGTAGATGTTTTTGCACGTCGTTTGCAGGTACAGGAACGTCTTACACACGATATTCTGGAGTGTATTAATAGTACTTTAAAACCCAAAGGTGTAGCTGTAGTAATAGAGGCATCGCACATGTGTATGATGATGCGTGGAGTGCAAAAACAGAATTCGGTTACCACAACATCTGGATTTAGAGGGCAATTTGAAAAAATTGAAACTCGGAATGAGTTTTTAAAATTGATCAGCTCAGATTTATCGTAG
- a CDS encoding helix-turn-helix domain-containing protein, translated as MKVLPILHIEQFEDANATVEFYSNDLATHLKNNEAIVHKSHKHDFYLCVLFLKGSGTHEIDFSSYPIKEGSLFFLKPGQTHSWNFDSPAEGYIFFHTQSFFELSISDVKVNQLPFYYSYKNPPNLHLSTIELQKIASRFNEINVEYHTNVVYKKQKLASLISLVYIDLSRIYTVFDITENTLSSTYLKILSDLERAIEVFYKTEKQAHFYADKLNITTKHLTRVTKSTLGKTTTELIQEHILLEAKRLIVHSGNSLSHVSELLGYDDYAYFSRIFKTKTKMTPLEFKKRYL; from the coding sequence ATGAAGGTTTTGCCAATATTACATATAGAACAGTTTGAGGATGCAAATGCAACGGTTGAGTTTTATAGTAATGATTTAGCAACTCATTTAAAGAATAATGAAGCAATTGTACATAAGTCTCATAAGCACGATTTTTACTTATGTGTCCTATTCTTAAAGGGGAGTGGTACACACGAAATAGATTTTAGTTCATACCCTATAAAAGAAGGGAGCTTATTTTTTCTAAAACCAGGGCAAACTCATAGCTGGAATTTTGATTCACCTGCTGAAGGATATATTTTCTTTCACACACAGTCTTTCTTTGAGTTGAGTATTTCTGATGTTAAGGTTAATCAACTTCCTTTTTACTATTCTTATAAGAATCCGCCTAATCTCCATCTATCAACTATAGAACTTCAAAAAATAGCTAGTCGTTTTAATGAAATCAATGTAGAGTACCATACCAATGTAGTTTATAAAAAACAAAAATTAGCGAGTCTCATTAGTCTTGTATACATAGATTTAAGTAGAATTTATACTGTTTTTGATATAACAGAAAACACACTTTCGTCTACTTATCTAAAGATACTTTCTGACTTGGAACGGGCTATTGAAGTATTTTATAAAACTGAAAAGCAGGCTCATTTTTATGCAGACAAACTGAACATTACTACAAAGCATTTAACCCGGGTAACGAAAAGTACTTTGGGAAAGACCACAACGGAATTAATTCAGGAACATATTCTCTTAGAGGCAAAGCGACTTATAGTGCATTCAGGAAATTCCTTGTCTCATGTTTCTGAACTGCTGGGCTATGATGATTATGCCTATTTTTCACGGATATTCAAAACAAAAACAAAGATGACACCTTTAGAGTTTAAAAAGAGGTATTTATAG
- a CDS encoding DUF983 domain-containing protein, translating into MKFLKGTKVYSIFTGTCPVCQNESMYKESNPYQISSTLKMEERCSHCHTKYKIEPSFFYGAMYVSYPVGLFFASIALFLCFFILHLSLLTTFLVIVVEMILVLPIILRLSRNIWINFFLHYKRPLKSEQKA; encoded by the coding sequence ATGAAATTTTTAAAAGGGACAAAGGTTTACAGCATATTTACGGGAACTTGCCCTGTTTGTCAAAACGAAAGCATGTATAAGGAATCTAATCCTTATCAAATTTCTAGTACTTTAAAAATGGAAGAGCGCTGTAGCCACTGTCACACAAAGTACAAAATAGAACCTTCTTTCTTTTATGGAGCAATGTATGTTAGTTACCCAGTGGGTCTCTTTTTTGCAAGTATCGCCCTATTTCTTTGTTTTTTTATTCTTCATCTGAGTCTTTTAACCACATTTCTGGTTATTGTAGTAGAAATGATTTTGGTACTACCTATAATTCTACGTTTATCTAGAAATATTTGGATTAACTTCTTTCTACATTACAAACGACCTCTTAAAAGTGAACAGAAGGCTTAA
- a CDS encoding ABC transporter ATP-binding protein, which produces MIKANNIKKFYGDLEVLKGVDLHIKKGEVISIVGASGAGKTTLLQILGTLDIQSNPSDSKLLINGTEVTTLSDKNLAKFRNEHIGFIFQFHQLLPEFTALENVCIPAFIKNTPKAQAEAKAKQLLDFLGLSARYNHKPNELSGGEQQRVAVARALVNDPSIIFADEPSGNLDSESADNLHKLFFELRDEFGQTFVIVTHNEQLADMADRKLTMVDGLIVNKQVVLDSPEL; this is translated from the coding sequence ATGATTAAAGCCAATAATATTAAAAAGTTTTACGGCGATTTAGAAGTTCTAAAAGGTGTAGACCTTCATATAAAAAAAGGAGAAGTTATTTCTATTGTAGGCGCTTCAGGAGCAGGAAAAACAACTTTATTGCAGATATTAGGTACATTAGATATTCAGTCTAACCCTTCTGATAGTAAACTTCTAATTAACGGTACCGAAGTAACAACACTGTCTGATAAAAATTTGGCGAAGTTCAGAAACGAGCATATCGGTTTTATTTTTCAATTTCATCAATTGCTTCCCGAATTTACAGCACTTGAAAACGTTTGTATTCCTGCATTTATAAAAAATACACCTAAAGCTCAGGCTGAAGCAAAAGCAAAGCAACTATTAGATTTTTTAGGGTTGTCCGCACGATATAATCACAAGCCTAACGAACTTTCTGGTGGCGAACAACAACGTGTAGCTGTGGCCCGTGCATTGGTTAACGACCCTTCTATTATTTTTGCGGATGAGCCTAGCGGAAACCTAGATTCCGAAAGTGCCGATAACCTTCATAAACTCTTTTTTGAGCTACGTGATGAATTTGGTCAAACTTTTGTTATCGTAACTCATAACGAGCAGTTGGCGGATATGGCAGACCGGAAATTAACTATGGTAGATGGTTTAATCGTCAATAAACAAGTAGTCCTTGATTCTCCGGAACTCTAA